The DNA region TCGTCGGGGTCGCCGGAGAGGTCCTCCCCGAAGTGCTCGCCGGACATCTTGACGTACCCCCCGAGGGGGACGGCGCAAACGCGGTAGTCCACCCCGCCCCGGGTGAAGCCCCAGAGCCGCTTTCCGAAACCCAGGGAGAAGATCTCCACCCGGATCCGGAACGCCCGTGCAGCCAGGAAGTGCCCCAGCTCGTGCAGGAAGATCATGATGCCCAGGATGACGACGAAGGAGACCAGGTTGATCAGGACGTTCAAGCGATTCCCTCCTGGATCAGGGTTCGGGCGGTCTCCCGCGCCCGGCGGTCCGCGTCCTCCACGGCCTCCAGGGTGTCGGCGGGGCCGGGGGGAAGACGGTCCAGGCACTGCCGGATCACCTCGGGGATGGCGGTGAAGGGGATCACCTCGTCCAGGAACGCGGATACGGCCACCTCGTTGGCGGCGTTCAGGTGGGCGGCGGCGGTGCCCCCGGCTTCCAGCGCATGGCAGGCCAGGGTGAGGCAGGGGAACTTGCGGGTGTCGGGCTCCTGAAACTCCAGCGCCGGGAGCGTGAACGGGTTGAGCCGCGGCAGGTCGGTGTCGCTGCGCTCGGGGTAGTCCAGGGCGAAGCGGATGGGCAGTTTCATGTCGGTGATACCGAGCTGGGCCAGGAAGGAGCCGTCCCGGAACTCCACCATGGAGTGGATGACCGACTGGGGGTGCACGACCACCCGGATCCGCTCCGGCGGCATCCCGAAGAGCCAGTGGGCCTCGATGACCTCCAGCCCCTTGTTCATCAGCGTGGCGGAGTCCACGGTGATCTTGCGGCCCATTTTCCAGGTGGGGTGCGACAGCGCCTCCTCCACGGAGATGCCGGCGAAGGCTTCCTCGGGGGTGTGCAGGAAGGGCCCCCCGGAAGCGGTCAGCCACAGCCGCTCCACCGTGCGGGGGTCCTGGCCCGCCAGGCACTGGAAGATGGCGTTGTGCTCGCTGTCCACCGGGAGGACCCGGGCGCCCGAGGCCGCGGACGCCGCCATCACCAGGCCCCCGGCCGCGACGAGCGTCTCCTTGTTGGCCAGGGCCACGGTCTTCCCCCCGTTGACGGCTGCGCAGGTTGGGCGCAGGCCGGCGAAACCCACCATGGCGGACACCACGATGTCCGCCTCCGGGAGCATCGCCACGGCCTCGGCGCCCGCCTGTCCCACCAGGATGTCCAGGACCCGGGGGTCGAAACCGCGGGCGCGCAGGAGGCGGAGCAGGGTGTCCCGCCGCTCGGGGGTGGCCACCGAGACCAGGCGGGGCCCGTACCGGGCGATCTGGCCGGCCAGTTCCTCCACGTTGCGGCCCGCGGCCAGGCCGGCCACGTGGAAGTCCCCCGCTCGGCGGCCGACGACCTCCAGGGTGCTCCGGCCGATGGAGCCCGTGGAACCGAGGATCGCAAGGGTCCGGGAAATCTGGCTCATGCGTGTTTCAACACCATCCCCATCAGGAAGTAGAAAACCGGGGCCGTGAACAGCAGGGAGTCGATCCGGTCCAGCAT from Acidobacteriota bacterium includes:
- a CDS encoding 1-deoxy-D-xylulose-5-phosphate reductoisomerase; the protein is MSQISRTLAILGSTGSIGRSTLEVVGRRAGDFHVAGLAAGRNVEELAGQIARYGPRLVSVATPERRDTLLRLLRARGFDPRVLDILVGQAGAEAVAMLPEADIVVSAMVGFAGLRPTCAAVNGGKTVALANKETLVAAGGLVMAASAASGARVLPVDSEHNAIFQCLAGQDPRTVERLWLTASGGPFLHTPEEAFAGISVEEALSHPTWKMGRKITVDSATLMNKGLEVIEAHWLFGMPPERIRVVVHPQSVIHSMVEFRDGSFLAQLGITDMKLPIRFALDYPERSDTDLPRLNPFTLPALEFQEPDTRKFPCLTLACHALEAGGTAAAHLNAANEVAVSAFLDEVIPFTAIPEVIRQCLDRLPPGPADTLEAVEDADRRARETARTLIQEGIA